One genomic window of Methanomassiliicoccus sp. includes the following:
- a CDS encoding 4Fe-4S binding protein, with amino-acid sequence MSDGERTNRRKDSESIYRNVIHEKFKPSIDRNICIRCKRCVKECSFGALESDDDGNIRYKGNCVACQRCVATCPVKAIDIVHLPTQYPPHASYTERVRQAITAQATSGGVLLSSCGTDMPYGMIFDDLILDSAQVTNPSIDPLREEVETRTYVGHRTGKITLSSDGYITGSDSVGPIVAMAMPLMIGHISLGAISYNTQLALLKAAKNLDILAGSGEGGLHADFNPFADHVVSEVASGRFGVTADYLQRTAAVEIKIGQGAKPGVGGHLPGEKVTDLISSSRRIPLGTDALSPYPHHDIYSIEDLQQLIAALKESTEHRVPVGVKIAAVHNVGAIASGVVRAGADFITLDGFRGGTGSSPRVIRDHAGLPIEVATAVVDKRLTAEGLRNRITLIAGGSIRSSADMIKAIALGADVASVCTSALIAMGCQVCQSCHRGVCAWGITTQRPDLVSRLDPDIGAARVTRLYTAWNEELKEMLGAMGIDSVESLVGNRDRLRYFGPNPKIAEIMGVKHVGEGWG; translated from the coding sequence ATGAGCGACGGCGAAAGAACGAACAGACGTAAGGACTCAGAGAGCATATACCGCAACGTTATTCATGAGAAGTTCAAGCCCTCGATCGACCGCAACATCTGTATCCGGTGCAAGAGGTGCGTCAAGGAGTGCAGCTTCGGGGCCCTGGAATCGGACGATGATGGCAACATAAGGTACAAGGGGAACTGTGTCGCGTGCCAGAGATGTGTGGCGACCTGCCCGGTGAAGGCCATCGACATAGTCCATCTCCCAACCCAATACCCGCCTCATGCCAGCTACACGGAGAGGGTGAGACAGGCCATTACGGCGCAGGCCACCTCTGGGGGCGTTCTCCTGTCGTCTTGCGGTACGGACATGCCGTATGGCATGATATTCGACGACCTCATCCTCGACTCCGCGCAGGTCACCAACCCTTCCATCGATCCCTTACGGGAGGAGGTGGAGACGCGAACCTATGTGGGCCATCGTACTGGGAAGATTACCCTGTCCAGCGACGGTTACATCACTGGTAGCGATTCCGTGGGCCCCATCGTGGCCATGGCCATGCCCCTGATGATCGGCCACATCTCCCTAGGGGCCATAAGCTACAACACCCAACTGGCGCTGCTGAAGGCAGCCAAGAACCTCGACATACTGGCGGGTTCCGGCGAGGGTGGTCTGCATGCCGACTTCAACCCCTTCGCCGACCATGTCGTCAGCGAGGTCGCCTCCGGCCGCTTCGGCGTCACCGCAGACTATCTGCAGAGGACGGCGGCAGTGGAGATCAAGATCGGCCAGGGTGCCAAGCCCGGCGTTGGGGGCCATCTGCCGGGGGAGAAGGTGACGGACCTCATATCCTCGTCAAGAAGGATCCCGCTAGGGACCGACGCCCTGTCGCCCTACCCTCACCACGATATCTACTCCATCGAGGACCTTCAGCAGCTCATCGCCGCCCTTAAGGAGAGCACGGAGCACCGTGTCCCCGTGGGGGTCAAGATAGCCGCCGTTCACAACGTGGGGGCTATCGCCTCCGGTGTGGTCCGGGCGGGGGCGGACTTCATCACCCTCGACGGGTTCCGGGGGGGCACGGGCTCCTCACCACGGGTCATAAGGGACCATGCAGGCCTGCCCATAGAGGTGGCGACCGCGGTGGTGGACAAACGGCTCACCGCCGAAGGCCTGAGGAACCGCATCACCCTGATCGCCGGGGGCTCCATCCGCAGCTCGGCGGACATGATCAAGGCTATCGCCCTTGGGGCTGATGTGGCCAGCGTGTGCACATCGGCCCTCATCGCCATGGGCTGTCAGGTGTGCCAGTCCTGCCACCGCGGGGTCTGTGCCTGGGGGATCACCACCCAGCGGCCGGACCTGGTCTCCCGCCTGGATCCAGACATAGGGGCGGCCCGGGTCACCCGCCTGTACACAGCGTGGAACGAGGAGCTTAAGGAGATGCTGGGGGCCATGGGCATCGACTCCGTGGAGTCCCTTGTGGGTAACCGTGACCGGTTACGCTACTTTGGCCCCAACCCCAAGATCGCTGAGATCATGGGCGTGAAACACGTCGGTGAAGGATGGGGGTGA
- a CDS encoding AsnC family transcriptional regulator — MKRRVGGGTTVTVDEMNQRILRLLRMDGKMTYREVAEKLRRSPSTVRDRIKRMEDFDVILGYSAIVNNELMGMESDAIVLANIGDGVTIKDLSKLRNVDGVMEVLLVSGGRGVLIRLHAPDNHTLESTIASSIIPLGLKDVEVRIILESVMRFPGI, encoded by the coding sequence TTGAAGCGGCGGGTAGGTGGTGGGACAACGGTCACCGTCGATGAGATGAACCAGCGTATACTCAGGCTCCTGAGGATGGACGGGAAGATGACCTACCGCGAGGTCGCAGAGAAGCTTCGGAGATCACCTTCCACGGTCCGCGATCGGATCAAGAGGATGGAGGACTTCGACGTGATCCTAGGGTATTCGGCCATCGTCAACAACGAGCTCATGGGCATGGAGTCCGATGCCATCGTGCTCGCCAACATCGGCGATGGGGTGACCATAAAGGACCTTAGCAAGCTCCGCAACGTGGATGGGGTGATGGAGGTTCTCCTCGTCAGCGGAGGGAGAGGCGTCCTCATTCGGCTGCACGCTCCGGACAATCACACCCTGGAGAGCACCATCGCCAGCTCCATCATCCCCCTGGGCTTGAAGGACGTAGAGGTCCGGATCATCCTGGAATCGGTCATGCGCTTCCCCGGGATCTAA
- a CDS encoding class I fructose-bisphosphate aldolase family protein, whose product MSYTGKAVRLERIMDRRTWRTVIVPMDHGMSLGPIKGLVNMTETVDRIAEGGANAVLGHIGLPLHGHRRHGKDIGLIMHLSASTSLSPDPNDKVLVTPVEEALKMGADAVSVHINVGAETEGEMLRSLGMTATKCREWGMPLLAMMYPRGRKIDSETSAQYVKIAARAAAEMGADIVKTNYTGSVESFREVTKGCPVPVVVAGGPRMETTKELMETVHDSVEAGGGGVAMGRNVFQAEDPVRMLRAISGIVHQGWSVEEALKEI is encoded by the coding sequence ATGAGCTACACTGGAAAGGCAGTTCGCTTGGAAAGGATCATGGACCGCAGGACATGGCGTACGGTCATCGTCCCCATGGACCATGGAATGAGCCTGGGGCCTATCAAGGGCCTGGTGAACATGACGGAGACCGTGGACAGGATCGCCGAGGGAGGCGCCAACGCCGTCTTGGGCCATATAGGCCTGCCCCTTCACGGGCACCGCCGTCACGGCAAGGATATCGGGCTGATCATGCACCTATCAGCGTCCACCTCCCTTTCCCCCGATCCCAACGACAAGGTCTTGGTGACGCCTGTGGAGGAGGCTCTGAAGATGGGCGCGGACGCCGTCTCCGTCCACATCAACGTGGGCGCGGAGACGGAGGGGGAGATGCTGCGCTCGCTGGGCATGACCGCCACCAAGTGCCGGGAATGGGGGATGCCCCTACTTGCGATGATGTACCCCCGGGGCCGCAAGATAGACTCCGAGACCTCGGCCCAGTATGTGAAGATAGCTGCCCGGGCGGCGGCGGAGATGGGCGCGGACATAGTCAAGACCAACTACACTGGAAGCGTGGAGTCATTCCGTGAGGTGACCAAGGGATGCCCGGTCCCAGTCGTTGTGGCCGGAGGTCCGCGCATGGAGACCACAAAGGAGCTGATGGAGACGGTCCACGATTCCGTGGAGGCCGGCGGCGGGGGCGTGGCCATGGGTCGAAACGTGTTCCAGGCCGAGGACCCCGTGAGGATGCTACGAGCCATATCCGGGATCGTGCACCAGGGCTGGAGCGTAGAGGAGGCCCTGAAGGAGATCTAG
- a CDS encoding VWA domain-containing protein gives MAETSSVRCRKALNDDSVRLVVGRPRMIPRKRREEIASILAQEILERRSVIDVRRQAARYGSFYIVLKALKGTEDWEKLRGMAARSDILAALSLRYTTMVVLDLLDRTAPLPASSEAERSLRGLTALTLIAWQRHSDVNMEMLARGVEEFESTDVRGEALGSLGSVLKERLTIVVEQMESYMEMLEMMKKMLPSGDDETFVEEVFQAYMQNIESMAQLLRQRKDLQRIIDLMGKLDVEYGAKQEKAKSFTTTEAYDLGLSKDIRHVLPVELLKLQDPILRLLFFSQMLEGALLTYQLKGQDDPENMPPKKKGPVIALIDASGSMYGEPEILAKAFILMLAKRMEREGRNIKVILFAASDWKLEIDLADKKKVAKNLLDLMVRHFEGYTDFNSALRVGLDNVKGKEWHAADVILFTDGESNLNNEVLIDEWNDFKLRTSSKIYTLIVNNDTAGGLEQVSDKIWTLPMGKWDVEGSPSGLIKLIAKG, from the coding sequence ATGGCGGAAACGAGCAGCGTACGCTGCCGGAAGGCCCTGAACGATGACTCCGTGCGCCTGGTGGTGGGGCGGCCGAGGATGATACCACGGAAACGCAGGGAGGAGATAGCGTCCATACTGGCGCAGGAGATCCTGGAGCGGAGATCGGTGATAGATGTCCGCAGGCAGGCCGCCCGCTACGGCTCGTTCTACATTGTTCTGAAGGCTCTGAAGGGAACGGAGGATTGGGAGAAGCTCCGGGGCATGGCCGCCAGGAGCGATATCCTTGCTGCTCTTTCGCTACGATACACCACGATGGTCGTCCTTGACCTCCTGGACAGGACGGCCCCCCTGCCGGCATCGAGCGAGGCGGAGAGGAGCCTCAGGGGCCTGACGGCCCTCACCCTGATCGCTTGGCAGCGCCACAGCGATGTCAACATGGAGATGCTGGCCCGCGGCGTGGAGGAGTTCGAGTCGACAGACGTCCGGGGGGAGGCCCTGGGCTCTCTGGGATCGGTGTTGAAGGAGCGGCTAACCATTGTGGTCGAGCAGATGGAGAGCTACATGGAGATGCTGGAGATGATGAAGAAGATGCTTCCCTCCGGCGATGACGAGACCTTCGTGGAGGAGGTCTTCCAGGCCTACATGCAGAACATCGAGAGCATGGCCCAGCTTCTCCGTCAGAGGAAGGACCTACAGCGCATCATAGACCTGATGGGCAAACTGGACGTGGAGTACGGGGCCAAGCAGGAGAAGGCCAAGAGCTTCACCACCACCGAGGCCTATGACCTGGGCCTGTCAAAGGACATCCGCCACGTCCTACCAGTGGAACTGCTCAAGCTGCAGGACCCCATACTTCGCCTGCTGTTCTTCTCTCAGATGCTGGAAGGGGCGCTCCTGACGTATCAGCTCAAGGGGCAGGACGATCCTGAAAATATGCCGCCAAAGAAGAAGGGGCCGGTCATCGCCCTCATCGACGCCTCTGGCTCCATGTATGGGGAGCCGGAGATACTGGCCAAGGCGTTCATCCTCATGCTGGCCAAGCGCATGGAGCGGGAAGGAAGGAACATCAAGGTCATTCTGTTCGCCGCCTCCGACTGGAAGCTGGAGATCGACCTGGCGGACAAGAAGAAGGTGGCCAAGAACCTTCTGGACCTCATGGTCCGGCATTTCGAGGGATACACCGACTTCAACTCCGCCCTGCGCGTGGGCCTGGACAATGTCAAGGGGAAGGAATGGCACGCGGCCGATGTCATCCTCTTCACCGACGGAGAGTCCAACCTGAACAACGAGGTCCTGATAGACGAGTGGAACGACTTCAAGCTCCGCACCAGCTCCAAGATATACACACTCATCGTCAACAATGATACAGCGGGGGGACTGGAGCAGGTCTCGGACAAGATCTGGACGCTTCCCATGGGCAAGTGGGATGTGGAGGGGAGCCCCTCAGGTCTGATCAAGCTCATCGCCAAAGGGTAA
- a CDS encoding AAA domain-containing protein, which yields MRSRIITLSKELNENFRERDEEIAGSLLAMLSGEHVLFIGPPGTAKSMLARELCKSIKEGNFFYYLLTRFTTPDEIFGPLSLSSLQEDIFRRNIEGYLPTAHVSFLDEIFKANSSILNSLLTILNERKYHNGCEILDVPLISVFGASNELPEENESLEALYDRFLFRFYIGYVQDETNFVDIILGHSENFTPSVQLTVEEIRKELQESADVTIDNDVMDSIVALRKEFRTSSISISDRRWKKMVGVLKVAAHSLGRSNVDKSMLPILKHMLWNRPEEKVTIGKRLVEMAVAGGLNLDKEQQYLQDLHDSAKQLKDFELPEIVTCKSCGQRFSNWKGLQVHASAFHDHAYMLPDDDNLYQLWKHKVSPHLLPNLIELYASRGHPVILTASPQDKELYIKELTDFQEDLGILEKDLGKEREVLVNILNNNIWLTPRDREGIMAQYDIKTKAMVKMKKLHSETREIVLSEDVVEP from the coding sequence ATGAGGTCAAGGATCATTACGTTGAGCAAGGAGCTCAACGAAAATTTTAGGGAACGCGACGAGGAGATCGCTGGCTCCCTTTTGGCGATGCTGTCAGGGGAGCACGTACTGTTCATCGGCCCGCCCGGAACGGCCAAGAGCATGCTCGCCAGGGAGCTGTGCAAGTCTATCAAAGAAGGCAATTTCTTCTACTACCTGCTCACCCGCTTCACCACCCCTGATGAGATATTCGGGCCCCTGTCACTGAGCTCGCTCCAGGAGGACATCTTCCGGCGTAACATCGAGGGATACCTGCCGACAGCCCATGTATCGTTCCTGGACGAGATCTTCAAGGCCAACTCCTCCATCCTGAACTCACTGCTCACCATCCTCAACGAGCGCAAGTATCACAACGGATGCGAGATCCTGGACGTGCCCCTCATATCTGTCTTCGGGGCCTCCAACGAGCTGCCGGAGGAGAACGAGTCCCTGGAGGCGCTGTACGATCGATTCCTGTTCCGCTTCTATATAGGATACGTGCAGGACGAGACCAATTTCGTGGACATAATCCTGGGGCATTCCGAGAACTTCACGCCCTCGGTGCAGCTAACCGTGGAGGAGATCAGGAAGGAGCTGCAGGAATCGGCCGATGTCACCATCGACAACGACGTCATGGACTCCATCGTCGCCCTGCGGAAAGAGTTCCGCACTTCCAGCATCTCCATCTCCGACCGCAGGTGGAAGAAGATGGTGGGGGTCCTCAAGGTGGCCGCCCACAGCCTCGGCCGTTCCAATGTGGACAAGAGCATGCTCCCCATTCTGAAGCATATGCTTTGGAACCGACCGGAGGAGAAGGTGACCATCGGGAAGCGCCTGGTGGAGATGGCCGTGGCAGGAGGTCTGAACCTAGACAAGGAGCAGCAGTACCTGCAGGACCTACACGATTCCGCCAAGCAGTTGAAGGATTTCGAGCTGCCAGAGATCGTAACGTGCAAGTCGTGCGGGCAACGGTTCTCCAATTGGAAGGGACTGCAGGTGCACGCCTCCGCCTTTCATGATCACGCCTACATGCTCCCGGACGATGACAACCTCTACCAGCTGTGGAAGCATAAGGTGTCACCGCATCTTCTCCCCAACCTCATCGAGCTGTACGCGAGCAGAGGACATCCCGTCATACTCACCGCCTCCCCTCAGGACAAGGAGCTGTACATCAAGGAGCTGACCGACTTCCAGGAGGACCTGGGGATCCTCGAGAAGGACCTGGGCAAGGAGAGAGAGGTCCTGGTGAACATACTCAACAATAACATCTGGCTTACTCCCAGGGACCGAGAGGGTATCATGGCCCAGTATGACATCAAGACCAAGGCCATGGTCAAGATGAAGAAGCTGCACTCCGAGACGCGGGAGATCGTTCTATCGGAGGACGTGGTAGAGCCCTGA
- a CDS encoding radical SAM protein: MDVLEHYGNDTLASVFVAQMRREDPRSVVEFVESVQPPLSREEKWVIIVSSMFGCPIGCMMCDAGGDYAGPLTSPEILAQIDECVLRRYPDRRVPSRKFKVQFSRMGEPSMNPAVLETMRALPGWFDAPGLMVSLSTIAPARASGFFEKLLHIKEEMYRNGRFQLQFSIHTTDLEKRRALIPAETWTFEQIAEYGERFYNRRHADRKVVLNFAPLVGYPIDATKLNEHFDPEFFIIKLTPLNPTIRSMDHGIRSVLQHGCPETCMDLMNALYDEGYEVILSLGEEVENRIGSNCGQYVQRMLSEGRRPEGAYDVQLYRGQM, from the coding sequence ATGGACGTGCTCGAACATTACGGGAACGATACACTGGCCAGCGTCTTCGTCGCCCAGATGAGAAGGGAGGACCCCCGATCTGTGGTCGAGTTCGTGGAATCCGTTCAGCCCCCCCTGTCAAGGGAGGAAAAGTGGGTGATAATCGTGTCATCCATGTTCGGCTGCCCCATCGGTTGCATGATGTGCGACGCCGGCGGTGACTACGCCGGTCCACTGACCTCCCCGGAGATACTTGCACAGATCGATGAATGTGTGTTGAGGAGATACCCCGACCGCAGGGTACCTTCCAGGAAGTTCAAGGTGCAGTTCTCGCGCATGGGCGAACCGTCCATGAACCCGGCGGTCCTTGAAACCATGAGAGCCCTGCCTGGATGGTTCGACGCTCCTGGACTGATGGTATCACTGTCCACCATCGCTCCAGCACGAGCCTCCGGCTTCTTCGAAAAGCTCCTGCACATCAAGGAGGAGATGTACCGTAATGGCAGGTTCCAGTTGCAGTTCTCCATCCACACCACGGACCTTGAGAAGAGGAGGGCCCTCATACCGGCCGAGACCTGGACCTTTGAACAAATTGCGGAATATGGGGAGCGTTTCTATAATCGCCGTCATGCTGATAGGAAAGTGGTCCTGAATTTCGCCCCCCTTGTCGGCTATCCGATAGATGCCACAAAGCTGAATGAGCACTTCGATCCAGAGTTCTTCATTATAAAGCTAACGCCGTTGAACCCCACGATACGATCGATGGACCATGGCATAAGGTCCGTGCTGCAGCACGGCTGTCCTGAGACCTGTATGGACCTGATGAACGCCCTCTATGACGAGGGCTACGAGGTGATTCTCAGCCTGGGAGAAGAGGTGGAGAACCGGATAGGCAGCAACTGCGGTCAGTACGTACAACGCATGTTGAGCGAAGGACGGCGGCCGGAGGGCGCGTATGATGTACAACTTTACCGAGGCCAGATGTGA
- a CDS encoding NAD(P)/FAD-dependent oxidoreductase encodes MDGRQAVTIIGAGPAGMAAGIYLQRAGLAPLLLEKNVPGGLLRYGYWIENYPGFPGGIGGDRLASLIHDHLLSVGGKVTIASVERIDRDTERTFTIATSQGTVESDAVIMATGTRPRTIDIPGLKGLEGISAFYDLFELSRAAGGHDRILVYGGGDAAFDQAIRLREEGHEVTVQCRSEPRCLPLLRERARMRGIPLVDGLPIVNVRKDQDGTVLDMGQGDHMIVDKVLLACGREPRVEILSPTLLSQMSIVPSPSPVPGLFLAGDLVGGMERQVGIAIGSGMSAAMKAERYVDGS; translated from the coding sequence TTGGATGGAAGGCAGGCAGTGACCATCATTGGCGCAGGACCAGCAGGGATGGCTGCTGGGATCTACCTCCAACGCGCTGGTCTGGCACCATTGTTGTTGGAAAAGAACGTTCCCGGGGGGCTGTTGAGGTATGGGTACTGGATCGAGAACTATCCAGGATTCCCCGGGGGCATCGGGGGAGATAGGCTGGCGTCTCTCATTCATGATCACCTACTATCGGTGGGAGGGAAGGTCACCATCGCCTCCGTGGAGCGGATCGACCGCGATACGGAACGAACCTTCACCATCGCCACCTCCCAGGGGACGGTCGAATCGGACGCGGTCATCATGGCCACAGGTACCAGGCCCCGTACCATCGACATACCCGGGCTGAAAGGGCTGGAGGGCATCTCCGCGTTCTACGATCTCTTCGAGCTGTCCAGGGCAGCAGGAGGCCACGATAGGATCCTTGTCTATGGTGGCGGTGATGCCGCCTTCGACCAGGCCATACGGCTGAGGGAGGAAGGCCACGAGGTGACCGTACAGTGCCGTTCTGAACCCAGGTGCTTACCGTTGCTCCGAGAGCGGGCGAGGATGAGAGGCATTCCTCTAGTGGATGGTTTGCCGATCGTCAATGTGAGAAAAGACCAGGACGGTACGGTGCTGGATATGGGACAAGGAGACCACATGATAGTGGACAAGGTCCTACTGGCCTGCGGGAGGGAACCCAGGGTCGAGATACTGAGCCCAACGCTCCTCTCCCAGATGTCCATTGTGCCCTCCCCATCGCCTGTCCCCGGACTATTTCTGGCAGGCGATCTTGTGGGTGGGATGGAGCGGCAGGTCGGCATAGCCATCGGGAGCGGGATGAGCGCGGCAATGAAGGCCGAAAGATACGTGGATGGGAGTTGA
- a CDS encoding cysteine hydrolase produces the protein MTAISLDKKTEKRIQQLQPYVRPSRRERFPFITERTALLVIDMQGYFLDPSSHASFPEAEEIMGNVISLVDSFRFSHRPIIFTWHAVRSDEDPGIMGGWWGDVPADKDPLSHIDDRLQPEKDGAIVRKTRYSAFIGTELEGILRGLRADKVVITGVMTHLCCESTARDAFMRDLEVFFVMDATATDHEDLHMGSLRALADGFTIVVTTEEVLSWMEGRQ, from the coding sequence ATGACCGCCATCAGCCTAGATAAAAAAACCGAAAAACGGATTCAGCAGCTCCAGCCATATGTAAGGCCAAGCCGCAGAGAGAGATTCCCTTTCATCACTGAGCGAACGGCCCTGCTTGTCATCGACATGCAGGGATACTTCCTGGATCCATCGTCCCATGCTTCATTCCCGGAGGCCGAGGAGATCATGGGGAACGTCATCAGCCTTGTCGATTCCTTTCGTTTCTCTCACAGGCCGATCATTTTCACTTGGCATGCGGTGAGGAGCGATGAAGACCCCGGCATCATGGGAGGTTGGTGGGGCGACGTTCCCGCGGATAAGGACCCGCTCTCGCATATAGATGACCGCCTGCAGCCAGAAAAGGACGGGGCGATAGTTCGAAAGACCCGTTACAGCGCGTTCATCGGGACCGAACTGGAAGGCATCCTGCGAGGACTAAGGGCTGATAAGGTGGTCATTACCGGGGTCATGACCCACCTATGTTGCGAATCCACAGCTCGTGATGCTTTCATGCGCGATCTGGAGGTGTTCTTTGTGATGGATGCCACGGCAACAGACCATGAGGACCTCCATATGGGGAGCCTGCGGGCGTTGGCCGACGGCTTCACCATAGTGGTGACCACAGAGGAGGTGCTAAGTTGGATGGAAGGCAGGCAGTGA
- a CDS encoding metal ABC transporter permease, whose amino-acid sequence MDLITAFDYTFFQRAFIGGLCAAVLCSLLGVFIVLRRAALIGEGVAHLSFGGIALGLFLSIYPLDTALVLSLLGILGISYMQRKRIVYSEMAIGIMISFGLGLGAVLASLGNGFNVDLFDYLFGSILTISADDLTLSVTLSLVVVVFIILFFKELMHLTFDEQGARLSGVPVFLLDLAFNIVLALTVVVSIKIVGSLLVSALLILPASSAMQLSKSFRGTVAISLVVGIIAVVLGLVASALYERLATGGAIVLISIGLFLVCVLLKKIMGSDPKPVTIS is encoded by the coding sequence ATGGACCTGATAACTGCATTTGACTACACCTTCTTCCAACGAGCCTTCATAGGAGGCCTCTGTGCCGCAGTGCTGTGCTCCCTGCTGGGGGTCTTCATCGTCCTCCGTCGTGCAGCTCTCATCGGCGAGGGGGTCGCGCATCTGTCCTTCGGCGGTATTGCCCTCGGCCTTTTCCTATCCATCTATCCCTTGGACACTGCCCTCGTACTATCTCTGCTGGGCATACTCGGAATATCGTACATGCAACGGAAGCGGATCGTGTACTCGGAGATGGCCATAGGGATCATGATATCGTTCGGCCTGGGTCTTGGTGCTGTGCTGGCCAGCCTGGGGAACGGGTTCAACGTCGATCTCTTCGATTACCTGTTCGGTTCCATCCTCACGATCTCCGCGGACGATCTGACGCTCAGTGTAACCCTGTCACTCGTGGTCGTCGTCTTCATAATCCTGTTCTTCAAGGAGCTTATGCACCTCACCTTCGATGAGCAGGGTGCCCGGCTGTCCGGCGTGCCCGTCTTCCTCCTGGACCTGGCCTTCAACATCGTGCTGGCCCTGACCGTGGTGGTATCGATCAAGATCGTCGGTTCCTTGTTGGTCTCGGCTTTGCTCATACTGCCTGCTTCATCGGCCATGCAGCTATCGAAATCGTTCCGCGGTACCGTGGCCATAAGCCTGGTGGTAGGCATCATCGCCGTAGTCCTTGGTCTGGTAGCATCGGCATTGTACGAAAGGCTCGCGACCGGCGGCGCTATCGTGCTGATAAGCATAGGTCTGTTCCTAGTGTGCGTGCTTCTGAAAAAGATCATGGGATCGGATCCCAAACCAGTAACGATCTCGTAG
- a CDS encoding metal ABC transporter ATP-binding protein translates to MVEKVIEAKDIVVKYDGITVLDGVNLDVLKGDFLGIVGPNGGGKTTLLNALLGNVKLSHGEVRLFGTDLSKFKEHHRIGYVAQHAIQFDPLFPATVEEIVRLGCISRNNLGRWITAADKEAVKEAMDAVGIYEVRKSKISELSGGQKQRIFIAKALVKRPELLILDEAASGLDVSIQDRFVNLLRQLRDETGVTIVTVSHDLSSVMCQANKLAIVNRKLEMTEITPGTDPTKSLRDAYGEHFTFVFHNHRDNCIIPR, encoded by the coding sequence ATGGTAGAAAAGGTAATCGAGGCAAAGGACATCGTGGTGAAATACGACGGCATTACCGTGCTGGACGGCGTTAACCTGGATGTCCTGAAGGGAGACTTTCTGGGGATCGTCGGTCCCAACGGAGGAGGGAAGACCACGCTCCTTAATGCCCTCCTAGGCAACGTTAAGCTCTCACATGGAGAGGTGCGCCTTTTCGGCACCGACCTGAGCAAGTTCAAAGAGCACCATCGCATAGGATATGTGGCCCAGCATGCGATTCAGTTCGATCCCCTGTTCCCTGCCACGGTGGAGGAGATCGTCCGCCTGGGCTGCATCTCCCGGAACAACCTCGGCCGATGGATCACCGCTGCGGACAAGGAAGCGGTCAAGGAGGCCATGGATGCCGTGGGGATCTATGAGGTCCGCAAGAGCAAGATCAGTGAACTATCGGGCGGGCAGAAGCAGCGTATCTTCATCGCCAAGGCGCTGGTCAAACGTCCCGAGCTATTGATCCTCGATGAGGCCGCGAGCGGTCTCGACGTATCCATCCAGGACCGGTTCGTGAACCTGCTGCGGCAGCTCCGGGACGAGACCGGGGTCACTATCGTGACAGTGTCCCATGACCTTTCCAGCGTGATGTGCCAGGCCAATAAGCTGGCCATAGTCAACCGCAAGCTGGAGATGACCGAGATAACACCGGGGACCGACCCCACGAAGTCGCTTCGCGATGCCTACGGTGAGCACTTCACGTTCGTGTTCCATAACCACCGTGACAATTGCATTATTCCTCGATGA